The genomic stretch CACACGTGGGTGGAGTATCACCGAAAAGCCGGACGTGGAATGCGCGACAGCTACGAGCAGCTCATTGACGTAATGCAGGAGGTGGCCTATGTGAACAGTGAGTTCGAAATGCACACTTTCCTAGTCGGTCTCACAGCTCTGCTCTTGTAGATGTGACCAATGGCGGCGAGTACTGGTACCTGGCTTACGAGTCGGGCAACTTTCGCCAGGATATGGATATTGTGTGGGAGCAAATCCGTCCGCTGTATGAGGCTCTGCACGCCTATGTGCGAAGGAAGCTTAGGGATTACTATGGACCGGACCGCATTAACCGCATAGCCCCCATTCCTTCTCACATTCTGGGCAACATGTTCGGCCAGTCGTGGTCGAATGTCCTCGACATACTCATTCCGTATCCAGGTCGCAAGTTGATTGATGTCACACCCCGCATGGTTGAGCAGGGATACACTCCGCAGCTGATGTTCCAGCTGGCCGAGGAGTTTTTTACCTCCATCAACATGTCCGCCGTCGGACCGGAGTTCTATCGGAACTCGGTATTGGAGCAGCCCCTGGACAGGAGGGTGCTCTGCGAACCCTCGGCCTGGGACTTCTGCAATCGTCACGATTTTCGTGTCAAAATCTGCACCGACATCAATCAGCGGAGTCTGATCAGCGTGCACCACGAGATGGCTCACATTCAGTACTTCCTTCAATACCGTCATCTGCCCAAGGTCTTCCGGAATGGTGCCAATCCGGCCTTCCATCAAGCTGTGGGCGATGCCATCGGGCTGGCCGTGTCGACTCCAAAGCATTTGCAGACATTGGGCCTACTTCAACGATCATTGGATGAGTCCAGCTATGACATTAACTACCTCTTTACTATGGCCATTGACAAGGTACGAGTGATTCGAAAGACAGATTCTTTGAGCTCCAATATGATAACGAAACTATCTCCCAGGTGGCCTTTCTGCCCTTTGCCTTGTCTTTGGATAACTGGCGCTACGACGTCTTCAGCGGAAATGCGAACAAGCGAACTATGAACTGCCATTACTGGAATATGAGGTGAGTGTGGAGCAGTTTGGAAAGTATCCCACGCTTATATGCATTTTTCCTACCCTTAGGGAAAAGTATTCTGGTATCAAGCCGCCTGTCCTGCGATCTGAGAAGGACTTCGATTTGGGTGCCAAGTACCATATACCGGCAAATATTCCGTACATCAAGTAAGTGCTGAAAGTTCTTATGATTTCTTTAACCAATCCTTGGATTGCATAATtattggcaagcatttctctaAGTTAATTATTTGCCACATAACCAGGGCAATTAAAGCCCGACTATGGCATGTTATTAATTTTGCTATTTCTGATTACAATTCACACACGATTTCAAACATTTTCCGTCAAATTGCCGGCGATTACGCGCTGCGATCGCTGGATCGCTGGATCGGCGAACCGGCCGTGGAGTTGGCCCACTAACATCACATAATGACCAGCACATACTCATACAAAAAACTCGTGTGTGTGGCTTGgtggaaaatgaaattaaaatgaaactCACActaaagctgaagctgaaaacTCACATGTCTGCAATGTTTCCCGCATTCACTTTCCACttggctgctgccgccgaCCCAAGCGGGACTCGACCGGGTTTCGGCTGGCCGTCATTTGAATAGGCCGAGACGAAAACTGTTGCGAAAATCTAGACAACACACGATATGTCCATCAACTGTGCAGGCTTTGGTGCCGAATGCCGGGTGCCTAACTCCAGCCGCTGACccatttaattataaatgtcTCGAATTTGCCTTTGTCGCGTCAATGCAATTTGCTTATGGCGATGTCAATGGCTGGCTTAGTTTGGACTGAATATATCGAAAAAACTACTCCGAAGGCTAGATAGAAAAACATGCAGCTGAGACTGGTAGCATGCAATTCCATTAATATGTTCACTTCGCCTCTTGGTCTCTCGTAATGCTGAATAGTTTTAAAATAGTTCAGTCTGGACtccaatttgatttgaatttgattCAGCGGCTTGGCACCTTGGCGACTAACAAATACCCATTTAAATAAGGCTCAGCATTTGGTTGAATAAATAATAGCTTCGTAGTTTTCCAAGTACCTTGACATGCTTCTGTTTCGTTAGGACGCTGATATGGGCCAAATATTATCATGGCTTTGGTTCAGAACTCATGCAGAATGGCATTCAGAACTACGGGATAAATGTGTTCTCTATTGAAAGTGAAGTTTAATTAACTGCGAGTCCGATTCTCCACCAGAGCCATTAGCCAGATTTTTATGGCAGCCATTCTTTTGGCATTAGCCGCACGCTTCTGTGGAATAGGGGCGGCTGGGACGGAGGATTACAGCACCAGTTCAGGCTCTGTGTTGGcgattatttattgcataatCAATAAACTGCAAGCGCTACAGTTACATAAACAAAGGCTACCAGAAACAACTGGCCGCCGAGAGAGTTCGCCTCAATATGGTAATAAAACGGAGCTGCGGCACAGCTCTCGACGCgatggtttttgttttccttttgcatGGGGCTCCAGCTGGTCGACGGGGCTCTAATGCTCAAATATCGGTTAGCAGCACATGTCCTACAAACCGACTGAGGAAAAACGTGATAAATCCATGTCCCACTTTATTTAACCCACTCTGCAAATTGCAGCGGCTTCAATGAAgccgaaaatgcaaattgaaaccCAATCTTTGTGGTCGATGCAACAGCCCGGGTCGGCCACAGGCAGCGAAACCGCACTAAAAAGCGCAAACGTACATACTCGTtgtatactatatacatatacgagtaaTCGTGCATAAAAGTccgagcaaaagcaaaacagcGCACTGCTGGTGCTAATAAAAAGTAATGCCCACACCGCACAGTAAACGCTAGGAAGTGGACGCCAGTGCAGCCGGAGACGTAGTCGGGCCCAATGCCGGCTAACTCTGGGcattggctgtggctgtggcaggggctgtggcagggTCTGCGGTTGCGGCATGAAGAGCGAAATGATACGAACGAGTATAGTGTGGAAAATGTAATAAACATGTTGAGCTGTCTCCGCTGCCTCCTTCACTACTCCTGCCTCCTGGCCGGCTGTCTGTCGGTGGGCGAGACACTTTGAATATGCAATTATGGATGCAAGGCGATGTTTACCTCATTTGAAAATTAGATAAGACATTTATGGGCAATGAACGGGTGAACGACTTGATTTTGGTTCTTCGTCTGCCATGCTTGGTTGCTTGGTTGCTTGGTTTTTTGTGAGGGGAGTGCAGTAGACTGTCTGGGAGTGTGTGGGGTTAGAAAGTGAATCCATTCTCCCTATCAAAACAACTGGAGAATGTAGCCATGAATTGTACTTTTATGAACAGGCTGTGGGTGAACAGTGTCTGGAAACTCAGTTGAAAACATTTCACTTAAATTTTACTAGTAATCATGGGAATCAGGggaaaaatttaataatttacttAGTTTGATTTATCCactgcaataaaaataatacgcGGATCCGCATCTCTTATAGAGAGGTAATTTTGGTCTATTTGTTGTTCAAAAATTCACTATATTGCTCGCAGTGTGTTATTTTAAGTCGATTGTTTGAAGCTAGGGCTCTGCGATGCTGAGAGTGCAGTTGCTTTTGAGACTTTTGAGACCACGACACTTTTACGTAGATGAATTCGCTGTTTGACGTTTCGATATGGAAATAGATTCTACTGAAAACCCgacatatataaataatgtATAATAAACCATTCAATGAAACCTTCTTTGTCTTTTGTTGACGAATTTCCCGCAAATTATTGTATCCAAATAAATTGATCAATCCGAATATCACAAatcacaaagaaaaaaaacttctTTTGAAACTGAATGTCAATTAATGATTGAAAACTGTAATATAATTTTGcgaaattattataattctGAAAAGAAGGTTTACTCTTCTCTCTAGTCTTTACTGTAGAACCATTACCATTGCTGCCCtgtattattttttggtttcaCTGGGATAAGAGTTAGTTTGCTGGTTTGCTAAAGGATtgattaaacaaaaaagaaaatattaagataaacaatgttttcgttttgatcACTTGGTTTTGTCGTTTTATTGTGTAATGTTCATCAGCTTCATTTAGTATgagaattttttgtttttacagaGACAAAAATATTTGGTAAATTAAGTACTTTTTATAAATCCGTTTCGTCTGCTTTTCACTACAAGCAaaattacatatatgtatgtgtgtatagaTGTAGAAGTATTACAAACTAGGGAgcgaaaatattaaaacactAATACAATACGTTCGTTAAAAACTGACTTAAATAGGCGCTTGCAGGACGCAGGCGACTGCGCTCCGCCCGACGTCTCCTTATCGAACTACAAACTTAACGCTAGCAGAAGTCTTATCACACGCTTACAACGCTGGGACGCTGCACACAACTGAATGATCGCTGATGATCGCTGGGAACCGGGTGCACGAGTCGTGggaccagagcagagcagaagaaggaggagcCGCGGCTGGAGgacaaaacagcagcagcaaccacatCAAGATGCACCCAGGTGGACAGTCCGATCCAAGAATCCACAGCACCAGTACAACATCCATTGGATCCTAGAGAGAGATCTCCCTACGAGATCCaagtgtctgtgtctgtctgacCGTGTCTTGGGAGGGAAAGGGGTTCTAGTTGTTCTtggtttcgatttcgatttcgttcTCGTTGTGTGGGCTGTGCGGCCCAAATGTGTCGCTCAGAAGTCTATAACTAAAGTTCATTTAACAATTCTCTCGTACATTTCTCACGGGTATTTTCGTCAACGTTTTATGgtttgctttgtttgtttctgtgtgGTATGTtgtatgtttatgtttaaGTTTATGGCTTAGAGCTAGAAGAGAGTTCGGTCTGTAAAACTAAGTTCGTCTGTTTCTCGTCTAATTTTCTCTGAATCTCAATCATCGTTTATCACGTTCTGCATAGCAAGTATTAATCAGTTGATCAGGGGAATGGAGTGGAACGGGAATGatatggaatggagtggatgGTATGGTAGTGTTTCGTATCTTTTGGAAAGGGACTTGGAATGTCGGTTCGAAGTTCGGAAGTTTGGATAATTACGACTGCTATTCCATTCATTACCGGTGCGCTTGCGCTTTTCAATGCTGCAAAAAAAAGATAGAGATAGAAAGAAAGAGTTCATTTCACCAATTTAGTAACCGTGATATGAATGATAGTCATGATAAGAAAAATCATGCTCCACCTCGGGCTCATGTTCCTCGATGGGATGTGAGTGCGATGAATGGTGATAGATGGGGGCGTGGTGGTGGTCCTCCTCGATGTGCTTGTGGATGAACTCGGGCTCCTTGTAGCTGATGTGCTTCTCATGGTACTCGGGCACGTGCTTTTCGATATGGACATGGACGGGCTTCTCCACGGGAATTTTCACCGGGTACGGAACGTGTTTCTCATGCTTGACTGGCACCTCCTTGATCACTGGGTAGGGGGCGGGGACATGAACCTTGACCTCATAGGGCACAGGCTTCTCGACATGCACTGGCACCGGACGATCATAGGGGACATGGACAGGAACTGGCACCTTCTTGATAACTGGCACGGCCACTGGCTTGTCCACGTAGTGGGGGACTGGCTTGTCAATATAGTGGGGCACGGGCTTGTCAACTGGCACCTTCACGGGGTAGTGGACAACCTTCTCGACAGGATAGGGTTTATCGACGTGCACGTGCTTCTCCACATTATAGTGCACAATCTTCTCAACAGGATACGGTGCTGGGACGTGGACCTTAACCGGCACGTGAACCTTCTTCTCGACTGGGTAAGGGGCTGGCACGTGAACCTACAAGGATATCGTTCGCTTAGGGGCATCGCTTGATGGGCGGATTATCAGTTTAGTTTACCTTTACTGGGACTGGGCGATCGTACGGCACATGGACGGCGTAAGGAACCTTTTTCTCAACTGGATATGGCGCTGCGACTTCATAAGGTACCTTCACGATCTCCTTGACTTCGTAGGGGATGTGCTTGATCACTGGATAGGGCTTTGGAACCTTGACCTTAACGGGCACGTGGATGTGCTTCTCCACGGGGACATGCACGATCTTTTCAATGGGCACGGGCACCGGCACCTTCTTGATCACCGTCAGTGTCTTCTCCTCGTGGATGGGGAAGTGTGGCacatgatggtgatggtgatggtaaTCCTCGTAGTGATGCAGGCCGCGCTTGGACTTTGTAGTGTCTTCGCTGGCAGCAGCCTCGGCCGGCTTGGCCTCGGGCTCAGCCTTCTTCTCGTCGGCAGCGGAGCTCTTCTCGCCCTCAGCGTTGGCGTAGCAGGTGGCCAATAGAAGGACCAAAGCCAGCGTTGTCGCTGTGCACTGTAGGATTAAGGAGTACCATTAAAGAATAAGCCTCAACTaggttgctttttttttgaaaatagCACTGATCGTTAATGCGTATGGAAAAGTTCGATCAAGGAGCGATCTTCGATCATAGATTGGCTTGAATCACTTCCTTAGTTGTTCACTGATTTAGTTGTACGAAAACAGTCGTGTCATTGTTTGTTCTTTGTCACTGATccattttgttggttttttctcTATTTTGAGTCTTTTCTACCACTTTTTCACAGTACACTTTGATCCTCGTATCGAATACATACCATCAACTTCATGTTGCCAAGGTTTATCCTTCGATGGTGGGAATGGAAATCCGTATTCCCTGATTGGGTGGCACGCGACTTGCCACGAACGTCGTAGGGGGCGATTTAGAAGGCGAGAACTGATCCCGTCAGTCGCACGATCAATTTGGAACAGTATCGAGGAGGATTTATCTTATATTGGTTTCGACTCTACACGCTCCGAACCACTTTGGACTGTTGAACGGTTAACGGTTTAATGATGCCAACTGCAGCGCCTGAGCTCACTTTTATAGTTGAATCCGGAGCCAGCGAGTGAATGAATGCACGAAGCGAATGCGCGACTACCAAGCCGAAGAGTAGACAACGGCAgacaacaaccacagccacagccacagcgacaggTACAACAAACACATCAGCCGCTGCGAGCAGCAGTAATAATAATCGCAATAGCCCAAAACACATGCGGTGCGGCGAATGGTGAATGGTGGGTATTTGTGGCTGTGTGGttgtctgcctctgcctctgcttttgGTGGTCCGCTCGGCTCGTTGGATCTTGGAGGCGCGAAGTCGACGCAGCCAAGCGGCAAATGCAGCGCCAGCTCCGGCTtaagaaaatcaaaaataagaTTGCAATATCAGGTGGCGACCGAGGATCGGGGAGAGGGGTCTTTGATGAGGCAGTGGTACGAGTAGACGAGGGTCTATAGATGCGTGCCATTTTGCTGTTTAATTCGACTACCGTCAGCTGCCGTTTCTTCTCGGtggttgtgctgctgctgttgttgctggaaGTCAATGCACGTAA from Drosophila pseudoobscura strain MV-25-SWS-2005 chromosome 4, UCI_Dpse_MV25, whole genome shotgun sequence encodes the following:
- the Vajk1 gene encoding proline-rich protein 4 isoform X1, whose translation is MKLMCTATTLALVLLLATCYANAEGEKSSAADEKKAEPEAKPAEAAASEDTTKSKRGLHHYEDYHHHHHHVPHFPIHEEKTLTVIKKVPVPVPIEKIVHVPVEKHIHVPVKVKVPKPYPVIKHIPYEVKEIVKVPYEVAAPYPVEKKVPYAVHVPYDRPVPVKVHVPAPYPVEKKVHVPVKVHVPAPYPVEKIVHYNVEKHVHVDKPYPVEKVVHYPVKVPVDKPVPHYIDKPVPHYVDKPVAVPVIKKVPVPVHVPYDRPVPVHVEKPVPYEVKVHVPAPYPVIKEVPVKHEKHVPYPVKIPVEKPVHVHIEKHVPEYHEKHISYKEPEFIHKHIEEDHHHAPIYHHSSHSHPIEEHEPEVEHDFSYHDYHSYHGY
- the Vajk1 gene encoding proline-rich protein 4 isoform X2, yielding MKLMCTATTLALVLLLATCYANAEGEKSSAADEKKAEPEAKPAEAAASEDTTKSKRGLHHYEDYHHHHHHVPHFPIHEEKTLTVIKKVPVPVPIEKIVHVPVEKHIHVPVKVKVPKPYPVIKHIPYEVKEIVKVPYEVAAPYPVEKKVPYAVHVPYDRPVPVKVHVPAPYPVEKKVHVPVKVHVPAPYPVEKIVHYNVEKHVHVDKPYPVEKVVHYPVKVPVDKPVPHYIDKPVPHYVDKPVAVPVIKKVPVPVHVPYDRPVPVHVEKPVPYEVKVHVPAPYPVIKEVPVKHEKHVPYPVKIPVEKPVHVHIEKHVPEYHEKHISYKEPEFIHKHIEEDHHHAPIYHHSSHSHPIEEHEPEH